In Tenrec ecaudatus isolate mTenEca1 chromosome 9, mTenEca1.hap1, whole genome shotgun sequence, the DNA window CAGAATTCCTGTGAGAGGCTCTTGAGTTGGGGCTTCCTTATCAGGTGGATGAGTAGTATGCAGGCTCACTCCTGCCCTGGTGGAGGCAGGACCAGGAGAGGGACAGCGCTTAATCTCTTGtctccccttcatttgccccaatAATCCCCAGCATCCTAAGGGAGGCAGGGCCAGGCATGGGGCCCTCAGGTAAGCAGGATGTGGGTAGTGTTTGGATTCCAGGAGCACTTTCCTCCCTGGGATGTCTTCATTGCTTGGAGGAGGACATGTGGCAGAACATGGGTGCAGTCTGGACAGGCTGGTGCCTGGCAAGAGGCTGCTAGCATCGCATTCAGAgcctcctctcctcccacccccccaccccccacccccacccggcaaAAAAGGAGCTGTTCTAACTGGCTTCTGGTCAGAGGTTGGGGACAATGAAGTCTGGAGAGCGTGTGCAttcgaccacacacacacacacacagtagagaTCTTTAAGCCTGGAGAGCATGTTCAttcgaacacacacactctctctctctctctatccaccccacccccaccccttggctGGGAGTATAGCAGCTCCCCCCTAGTCTCAGTTAGGCTCTTGGGGCCTGGGTCACTGTTCCTCCTGTCTAATCTCCAGCTGCACAGCGTTGCTGCGGACTGAAGCCACCTTGGGAAGGCCTTTGTGGTAGCGTTGTGTTGTGGGTCCCAGCCTTGCTGACACTCTGGATTTGGGCGGGTGCAGTGAGAGGTTCCAGGAAGTCTATGAGGAGACAAAAAGTGTACTTGTGGTGTCCCCAGAAACCCAAGATTGAAGTCAGATGACCACAGTGAAGCGGCTTATTCTAGCCTAGTCCAGGCCTGTAGGAAGCAGATTTGGGGAACGCCCCTGTAGGGGTTGGGGCCGACAGGGAGGCACTGGGATAGGACACATTGGTCCCTTGAGTGACTTGCTTTTCTGCCCTCAGCAGAAGAAGAACAGATGCTGGAACGACGCTGCAGGGGGCCCCTGGCCATGGGCCCTGTCCATTCCCGACTCCTCTCAGGGTCCTCCCAGGAGTCACcagagaccctggagaaggaaccCCATGGGCTGAGGTCACCAGGCACTTCGGCGACTGCATTGGTTGGCCAAGCCCCAGGGGGAACCCACCGCTGTGCCCATTGTAAGCGGCACTTCCCAGGGTGGGTGGCCCTGTGGCTTCATGCCAGGAGGTGTCATGCTCGCCTGCCCGTGCCCTGCCCCGAGTGTGGGCGCCGCTTCCGCCACGCCCCTTTTTTGGCACTGCACCGCCAGGTCCATGCggcagccaccccagacctgggctttGCCTGCCAGACCTGTGGGCAGGGCTTCAGAGGCTGGGTGGCTCTGGTTCTGCACCTACGCGCCCACGAAGCTGCAAAGCGTCCCGTTGCCTGCCCCGAATGCGAGAGGCGCTTCTGGCGACAAAAGCAGCTGCGCTCACACTTGCGACAGTGCCACCCGCACCCCCCAGAGGCCCGTCCCTTCATCTGCGGCAACTGTGGCCGGAGCTTTGCCCAATGGGACCAGCTGGTTGCTCACAAGCGGGTCCATGTGGCTGAGGCTCTGGAAGAGGCTGCAGCCAAAGCCCTAGGACCCCGGCCCAGGGGCCGCCCTGCGGTTAcagcccccaggcctggtggagaTGCCATTGACCGCCCCTTCCAGTGTGCATGCTGTGGCAAGCGCTTCCGGCACAAGCCCAACCTGATAGCGCACCGCCGGGTGCACACTGGTGAGCGGCCGCACCAGTGCCCCGAGTGCGGAAAGCGCTTCACCAATAAGCCCTACCTGACCTCCCACCGGCGCATCCACACCGGCGAGAAGCCTTACCCGTGCACAGAGTGCGGGCGCCGCTTTCGGCACAAACCCAACCTTCTGTCGCACAGCAAGATCCACAAGCGGTCTGAGGGGTCTGTGCAGGGCGCCCCTGGCTCAGGAAGCCCCCAGTTTCCAGCTGTCCCCCTGGAGCCCATCCCAGAGGCCCCGCCAAAACCTGCAGGGGAGCCTGTCCCCGAGACCCCACCTGGAGCCCCGCACGGCCCCCCGCCTGCCCCGGCAGCTGTGCCCCCAGCGCTGTACAGCTGCGAGGACTGTGGGCGCAGCTTCCGCCTACAGCGCTTCCTGCGAGCGCACCAGCGGCAACACAGCGGCGAGCGGCCCTTCACCTGCACTGAGTGCGGCAAGAACTTCGGCAAGAAGACCCACCTGGTAGCTCACACTCGGGTCCACTCGGGCGAGCGGCCCTTTGCCTGCGAAGAGTGCGGGCGCCGCTTCTCACAGGGCAGCCACCTGGCCGCCCACCGGCGTGACCATGCCCCTGAGCGGCCCTTTGTCTGCCCAGACTGTGGCAAGGCTTTCCGCCACAAGCCATACCTGGCTGCCCACCGGCGCATCCACACCGGTGAGAAGCCCTACGTCTGCCCCGAGTGCGGCAAGGCCTTCAGCCAGAAGTCCAACCTGGTGTCCCACCGGCGCATCCACACTGGCGAGCGCCCCTACGCGTGCCCCGACTGCGACCGCAGCTTCAGCCAGAAGTC includes these proteins:
- the REPIN1 gene encoding DNA-binding protein REPIN1 isoform X1, producing MGVGVSLLLQFSLTSGGYRSGSRSRCCSRGSLRRSVPRRSWTEPYPQPHSLQAEEEQMLERRCRGPLAMGPVHSRLLSGSSQESPETLEKEPHGLRSPGTSATALVGQAPGGTHRCAHCKRHFPGWVALWLHARRCHARLPVPCPECGRRFRHAPFLALHRQVHAAATPDLGFACQTCGQGFRGWVALVLHLRAHEAAKRPVACPECERRFWRQKQLRSHLRQCHPHPPEARPFICGNCGRSFAQWDQLVAHKRVHVAEALEEAAAKALGPRPRGRPAVTAPRPGGDAIDRPFQCACCGKRFRHKPNLIAHRRVHTGERPHQCPECGKRFTNKPYLTSHRRIHTGEKPYPCTECGRRFRHKPNLLSHSKIHKRSEGSVQGAPGSGSPQFPAVPLEPIPEAPPKPAGEPVPETPPGAPHGPPPAPAAVPPALYSCEDCGRSFRLQRFLRAHQRQHSGERPFTCTECGKNFGKKTHLVAHTRVHSGERPFACEECGRRFSQGSHLAAHRRDHAPERPFVCPDCGKAFRHKPYLAAHRRIHTGEKPYVCPECGKAFSQKSNLVSHRRIHTGERPYACPDCDRSFSQKSNLITHRKSHIRDGAFCCAICGQTFDDEERLLAHQKRHDV
- the REPIN1 gene encoding DNA-binding protein REPIN1 isoform X3, with protein sequence MLERRCRGPLAMGPVHSRLLSGSSQESPETLEKEPHGLRSPGTSATALVGQAPGGTHRCAHCKRHFPGWVALWLHARRCHARLPVPCPECGRRFRHAPFLALHRQVHAAATPDLGFACQTCGQGFRGWVALVLHLRAHEAAKRPVACPECERRFWRQKQLRSHLRQCHPHPPEARPFICGNCGRSFAQWDQLVAHKRVHVAEALEEAAAKALGPRPRGRPAVTAPRPGGDAIDRPFQCACCGKRFRHKPNLIAHRRVHTGERPHQCPECGKRFTNKPYLTSHRRIHTGEKPYPCTECGRRFRHKPNLLSHSKIHKRSEGSVQGAPGSGSPQFPAVPLEPIPEAPPKPAGEPVPETPPGAPHGPPPAPAAVPPALYSCEDCGRSFRLQRFLRAHQRQHSGERPFTCTECGKNFGKKTHLVAHTRVHSGERPFACEECGRRFSQGSHLAAHRRDHAPERPFVCPDCGKAFRHKPYLAAHRRIHTGEKPYVCPECGKAFSQKSNLVSHRRIHTGERPYACPDCDRSFSQKSNLITHRKSHIRDGAFCCAICGQTFDDEERLLAHQKRHDV
- the REPIN1 gene encoding DNA-binding protein REPIN1 isoform X2 — its product is MGVGVSLLLQFSLTSGGYRSGSRSRCCSRGSLRRSVPRRSWTEPYPQPHSLQEEEQMLERRCRGPLAMGPVHSRLLSGSSQESPETLEKEPHGLRSPGTSATALVGQAPGGTHRCAHCKRHFPGWVALWLHARRCHARLPVPCPECGRRFRHAPFLALHRQVHAAATPDLGFACQTCGQGFRGWVALVLHLRAHEAAKRPVACPECERRFWRQKQLRSHLRQCHPHPPEARPFICGNCGRSFAQWDQLVAHKRVHVAEALEEAAAKALGPRPRGRPAVTAPRPGGDAIDRPFQCACCGKRFRHKPNLIAHRRVHTGERPHQCPECGKRFTNKPYLTSHRRIHTGEKPYPCTECGRRFRHKPNLLSHSKIHKRSEGSVQGAPGSGSPQFPAVPLEPIPEAPPKPAGEPVPETPPGAPHGPPPAPAAVPPALYSCEDCGRSFRLQRFLRAHQRQHSGERPFTCTECGKNFGKKTHLVAHTRVHSGERPFACEECGRRFSQGSHLAAHRRDHAPERPFVCPDCGKAFRHKPYLAAHRRIHTGEKPYVCPECGKAFSQKSNLVSHRRIHTGERPYACPDCDRSFSQKSNLITHRKSHIRDGAFCCAICGQTFDDEERLLAHQKRHDV